One window of Athalia rosae chromosome 2, iyAthRosa1.1, whole genome shotgun sequence genomic DNA carries:
- the LOC105692086 gene encoding cytochrome P450 9e2-like — protein MDPWTILSTILVGAVVLYLFYVRNYSYFKRHGIPYVTPLPIFGNMAKVVFKKESMMHAIQRTYKLNPDAKYVGFYYFGTPVILLRDPELLKLIAIKHFDVFPNRKMFADFPAEPLLRRTLFTLHNDEWRTMRSLLSPAFSAGKMKMMFEIVRECGTNFGEYMANRRVQPEGFDMKDVLKRYTLDVIASTAFGLSTNSLEEPDNKFYEVGVKVTDFFSYLQIIRVFILRSFPSVARLFNIKFVDGESANFFKNVIKNTIETRDREGIVRPDMIHLLMQARDKQDKLTPTLDDMTAQGLMFLMAGLEGSTVAMCFVAQILALEPEVQKKLHAEIDEVLKENPERVSYEQINAMKYLEAVISESLRVFTTNFLVDRVCTEEFTLPPALPGLEPLRIQPSQNLWIPIYSIHRDEKNFPNPDKFDPERFSDENKSNFNSSAYIPFGLGPRICVASRYALMLVKLAIFNLLAKCDLLPGTKTHPRIEYKTDAFALEPQGGFWLKVQPRK, from the coding sequence ATGGACCCCTGGACGATACTCTCAACGATATTAGTCGGAGCAGTGGTCCTATACTTGTTCTACGTCAGGAACTATTCCTATTTCAAGAGGCATGGTATCCCTTACGTTACGCCGTTGCCGATATTCGGAAACATGGCGAAAGTGGTTTTCAAGAAGGAATCGATGATGCACGCGATACAAAGGACCTACAAACTCAACCCTGACGCGAAGTACGTCGGTTTCTACTACTTCGGAACTCCGGTTATTTTGCTGAGGGATCCCGAACTGCTGAAACTCATCGCCATCAAGCACTTCGACGTTTTTCCAAACCGAAAAATGTTCGCCGATTTTCCGGCGGAACCCTTGTTACGAAGAACTCTGTTCACGCTGCATAATGACGAGTGGAGGACCATGCGATCGCTTTTGAGCCCGGCGTTCAGCGCCGGTAAGATGAAAATGATGTTCGAGATAGTGAGAGAGTGTGGAACCAATTTCGGCGAGTACATGGCGAATCGGCGAGTGCAACCTGAAGGTTTCGACATGAAAGACGTTCTCAAAAGATACACCCTCGATGTGATCGCGTCTACGGCGTTCGGACTATCCACAAATTCCTTGGAGGAGCCTGATAACAAGTTCTACGAGGTGGGGGTCAAAGTCACTGATTTTTTCAGTTACCTCCAGATCATCAGGGTTTTCATATTAAGGAGCTTTCCCAGCGTAGCTCGGTTATTTAACATTAAATTTGTCGACGGTGAATCGGcgaatttcttcaaaaatgtCATAAAGAACACCATAGAAACACGCGACAGAGAAGGAATCGTCAGACCAGATATGATTCACTTATTGATGCAGGCGAGAGACAAGCAGGACAAATTGACCCCGACTTTAGACGATATGACCGCCCAAGGACTGATGTTCCTCATGGCCGGACTGGAAGGTTCGACGGTGGCGATGTGCTTCGTCGCCCAGATCCTTGCACTAGAACCCGAAGTTCAGAAGAAACTGCACGCTGAAATCGATGAGGTTCTGAAAGAGAATCCTGAAAGAGTGTCATACGAACAAATAAACGCGATGAAGTACCTGGAAGCTGTGATCAGCGAGAGCCTGAGGGTGTTTACAACTAATTTCCTAGTGGATCGAGTTTGCACCGAAGAGTTCACTCTACCCCCCGCGTTACCCGGGCTCGAACCACTGCGAATCCAACCCTCGCAAAACCTTTGGATTCCGATATATTCCATACATCGTGAcgaaaagaattttccaaacccGGATAAATTCGACCCGGAACGGTTCAGCGACGAAAACAAAAGTAACTTCAACTCCTCGGCCTACATTCCCTTCGGATTGGGCCCTAGAATTTGTGTTGCGAGTCGTTATGCTCTGATGCTGGTTAAACTCGCCATTTTCAACTTGCTCGCCAAGTGCGATTTGCTACCAGGCACCAAGACCCATCCGAGAATCGAGTACAAAACCGACGCTTTCGCCCTAGAGCCCCAAGGTGGCTTCTGGTTGAAAGTTCAACCAAGAAAATGA